One Candidatus Acidiferrales bacterium genomic region harbors:
- the purS gene encoding phosphoribosylformylglycinamidine synthase subunit PurS encodes MKAHVWVMLKSTVLDPQGQTIQHALSSLGHSEVKSVRQGKFFVLDLNGLSEDAAKKKVEQIARDVLTNPVIEEFRCEIVA; translated from the coding sequence ATGAAAGCTCACGTCTGGGTGATGTTGAAGTCCACTGTGCTCGATCCGCAGGGCCAAACGATTCAGCACGCGCTCTCGTCTCTCGGCCATTCCGAAGTCAAGTCTGTCCGCCAGGGCAAATTCTTCGTTCTCGACCTCAACGGCCTCTCCGAAGACGCCGCCAAGAAAAAAGTCGAACAAATCGCCCGCGACGTCCTCACCAATCCTGTCATCGAAGAATTCCGCTGCGAAATCGTCGCGTAG
- the add gene encoding adenosine deaminase, whose amino-acid sequence MSGSSWSETAAKLHRLPKAELHLHLEGCLSPELVVKLAEGHGEKLNRQEVAERYSIKSFPAFLELFKWATTYLRTPRDYARLAEAVALDLRAQNCLYAEITLSVGVMLLRNQDAEANFATILDALAKSPDTSRVQIRWIFDAVRQFGPEKAMQVARLAAQMKSQGVVAFGLGGDEESLPAADFRGVYDYAAAAGLHCLAHAGEMGGPQSVRDAIEIFRAERIGHGIATIRDEALMDLLIERQIPLEICSESNLRTGALAKLLGSPSARLEDHPLRQFVARGVPVTLSTDDPAMFHTTLGDTYTLAVEKMGLNVAQLVSIAEAAFHHAFLPPREKQVLLDRFHTEARSLDLL is encoded by the coding sequence ATGTCCGGCTCATCCTGGAGCGAAACCGCAGCCAAGCTCCACCGCCTCCCGAAAGCGGAACTCCATCTGCACCTGGAGGGCTGCCTTTCTCCGGAGCTTGTCGTAAAGCTCGCAGAAGGCCACGGCGAAAAACTCAACCGGCAAGAAGTCGCGGAACGCTACAGCATCAAATCTTTTCCCGCATTTCTCGAACTATTCAAATGGGCCACGACGTATCTTCGCACGCCTCGCGATTACGCAAGACTCGCGGAAGCTGTCGCGCTTGATCTCCGTGCGCAGAATTGTCTCTACGCAGAAATCACTTTGTCTGTCGGCGTGATGTTGCTTCGCAATCAGGATGCCGAAGCCAATTTCGCAACGATTCTCGATGCCCTAGCGAAGTCGCCAGACACTTCCCGCGTGCAAATTCGCTGGATCTTTGACGCCGTTCGCCAGTTCGGCCCCGAAAAAGCCATGCAAGTCGCGCGCCTCGCCGCGCAAATGAAATCCCAGGGCGTTGTCGCATTCGGCCTTGGCGGCGACGAAGAATCTTTGCCCGCCGCTGATTTTCGGGGCGTTTATGACTACGCCGCTGCCGCAGGCCTCCATTGCCTCGCTCATGCCGGAGAAATGGGCGGCCCGCAATCCGTCCGCGACGCCATCGAAATTTTCCGCGCCGAGCGCATCGGTCATGGCATTGCCACGATTCGCGATGAAGCTCTCATGGACCTGCTCATCGAACGTCAAATCCCGCTCGAGATCTGTTCTGAAAGCAATCTTCGCACTGGCGCGCTCGCCAAGCTGCTGGGTTCGCCGTCAGCTCGCCTCGAAGATCATCCACTGCGGCAATTTGTCGCTCGCGGCGTGCCTGTCACTCTCTCGACTGACGATCCAGCCATGTTTCACACAACACTCGGCGACACCTACACTCTCGCCGTCGAGAAAATGGGCCTTAACGTTGCCCAGCTCGTCTCCATCGCGGAAGCAGCCTTCCATCACGCGTTTTTGCCGCCGCGCGAAAAGCAAGTGCTCCTCGATCGTTTTCATACCGAAGCTCGAAGCCTCGATTTGCTATAA
- the glmS gene encoding glutamine--fructose-6-phosphate transaminase (isomerizing), whose protein sequence is MARFRQAGAQELMCGIVGYIGHKKVVPLILDGLRRLEYRGYDSAGIAVVQKNGALDIRRASGKLRNLEETIHLSPLDGTYGIGHTRWATHGRPTEENAHPHRDCKGEVVVVHNGIIENYLELKQQLIAKGHKFVTETDTEVIAHLVESNLNGSLESAVQKTVKQLNGVYALGVISTRDPNKIVAARWGPPAVIGLGHNEYFVASDIPAVLHHTRDVIFLADGDIAVLTPEGVRLTDFDGAAIERPVQHISWDPIMAEKGGFKHFMQKEIFEQPRAVRDTLVGRVSLDTGKVFLDEMQITEKEFREFQNIKIVACGTSWHAGLAGKFMLEKLAQIPVEVDYGSEFRYRDPIVDQRSLVVVISQSGETADTLAAQREARQKHAKTLAICNVVGSMITREACGTILTHAGPEIGVASTKAFTGQLTALALLALHIGELRSGISTEAAKNLVQEMARIPHKMEWILQRDEEYEALGRQFFRHSDFLYLGRGIHYPIALEGALKLKEISYIHAEGYPAGEMKHGPNALIDENLPVVVIATRDENDAASMTRYEKTVSNIKEVKARDGIVIAIVTEGDRLAREAADHIVEIPPAPEILTPILEILPLQLLAYHIAVRRGCDVDQPRNLAKSVTVE, encoded by the coding sequence GTGGCCCGTTTTCGGCAAGCAGGAGCGCAGGAACTCATGTGCGGAATTGTCGGCTACATCGGCCACAAGAAAGTTGTCCCTCTCATTCTTGACGGCCTCCGGCGCCTCGAATATCGCGGCTACGATTCCGCTGGCATCGCCGTCGTCCAAAAAAATGGCGCCCTCGACATCCGCCGTGCTTCCGGAAAACTTCGCAATCTCGAAGAGACCATCCACCTTTCGCCCCTCGATGGCACCTATGGCATCGGCCACACGCGCTGGGCCACGCACGGCCGTCCTACAGAAGAAAACGCGCACCCGCATCGCGATTGCAAAGGCGAAGTCGTCGTCGTCCACAACGGCATCATCGAAAACTACCTCGAGCTCAAGCAGCAGTTGATCGCCAAGGGCCACAAGTTCGTCACCGAGACGGACACCGAAGTCATCGCTCACCTTGTCGAGTCCAATCTGAACGGCTCGCTCGAAAGCGCCGTGCAGAAAACGGTGAAGCAATTGAACGGTGTCTACGCCCTCGGAGTTATTTCCACGCGCGATCCCAATAAAATCGTCGCCGCTCGCTGGGGACCTCCTGCGGTCATTGGTCTCGGCCACAACGAATACTTCGTCGCCAGCGACATCCCCGCGGTGCTTCATCACACGCGTGACGTGATTTTCCTCGCCGACGGAGATATTGCCGTTCTCACTCCTGAAGGCGTCCGCCTGACTGATTTCGATGGCGCGGCCATCGAACGCCCTGTGCAGCACATTTCCTGGGATCCCATCATGGCCGAAAAAGGCGGTTTCAAGCATTTCATGCAGAAGGAAATTTTCGAGCAGCCGCGCGCAGTCCGCGACACTCTCGTCGGCCGCGTCTCTCTCGATACTGGAAAAGTCTTTCTCGACGAAATGCAGATCACGGAGAAAGAATTCCGCGAGTTTCAGAACATCAAAATCGTCGCTTGCGGCACGAGTTGGCACGCCGGGCTGGCCGGAAAGTTCATGCTCGAAAAGCTCGCCCAGATTCCCGTCGAAGTGGACTATGGCAGCGAATTCCGTTATCGCGATCCCATCGTCGACCAGCGCAGCCTGGTCGTCGTCATCAGCCAGTCGGGGGAAACCGCCGACACGCTCGCCGCGCAGCGCGAAGCGCGTCAAAAGCACGCAAAAACGCTCGCCATCTGTAATGTCGTCGGTTCGATGATCACGCGCGAAGCGTGCGGCACGATTCTGACCCATGCCGGCCCGGAAATCGGCGTTGCCTCAACAAAAGCCTTTACCGGCCAGCTTACGGCTCTCGCTCTTCTCGCGCTCCATATCGGCGAACTTCGCTCTGGCATTTCCACCGAAGCCGCGAAAAATCTCGTGCAGGAAATGGCGCGCATCCCTCACAAGATGGAATGGATTCTGCAGCGCGACGAAGAGTACGAAGCACTGGGCCGGCAGTTTTTCCGTCACTCCGATTTTCTCTATCTTGGCCGCGGCATCCACTATCCCATTGCGCTCGAAGGCGCCCTGAAACTGAAGGAAATTTCCTACATCCATGCCGAAGGCTACCCTGCCGGTGAGATGAAGCACGGGCCTAATGCGCTCATTGACGAAAACCTACCGGTCGTCGTCATCGCCACGCGGGATGAAAACGACGCGGCCTCTATGACGCGCTACGAGAAAACCGTCTCCAACATCAAGGAAGTGAAAGCCCGTGATGGCATCGTTATCGCCATCGTCACCGAAGGCGATCGCCTTGCGCGCGAAGCCGCCGACCACATCGTCGAAATTCCGCCCGCTCCGGAAATTCTCACGCCCATTCTGGAAATCCTCCCGTTGCAGCTTCTCGCGTATCACATTGCCGTTCGTCGTGGCTGCGACGTCGACCAGCCGCGCAACCTCGCAAAATCCGTCACTGTGGAATAG
- the larE gene encoding ATP-dependent sacrificial sulfur transferase LarE, with translation MPEQTAQTSRLPASAASASAEADLHLAREKQEQLIANLRRLGSLLVAYSGGADSAYLAWAARQALGENTLAMTALSPSFPEHDRREAREFARAHGIRQEFIDTAEFANPLYVANDATRCYHCKDELFDKMEALASARGFAAIAYGINADDTHEFRPGHRAAFEHKILAPLLDAGLRKAEIRLLSRQAGLATWDRPAAACLSSRVAYGTAVTPELLARIERGEDFLRGLGFRQLRLRIHGELARIEIAQDELSRALEPAMAARIASGLKQFGFAYVTLDLEGYRTGSLNVLLKKQSA, from the coding sequence GTGCCAGAACAAACTGCGCAAACATCTCGACTGCCCGCCAGCGCTGCTAGTGCGAGTGCCGAGGCGGACCTTCATCTTGCGCGCGAGAAACAAGAACAACTGATCGCCAACCTCCGCCGGCTCGGTTCTCTTCTCGTCGCCTATTCGGGCGGCGCGGATTCCGCTTACCTCGCCTGGGCCGCTCGCCAGGCTCTGGGCGAGAATACCCTCGCCATGACCGCGCTGTCTCCCAGTTTCCCGGAGCACGACCGGCGCGAAGCGCGCGAATTCGCCCGCGCTCACGGAATTCGTCAGGAATTCATCGACACAGCCGAATTCGCAAATCCTCTGTACGTCGCCAACGACGCCACCCGCTGTTATCACTGCAAGGACGAGCTCTTCGACAAAATGGAAGCGCTGGCCAGCGCCCGAGGTTTCGCTGCCATCGCTTACGGAATCAACGCCGACGACACGCACGAATTTCGCCCCGGCCATCGCGCCGCTTTCGAGCACAAAATTCTCGCGCCGCTTCTCGACGCTGGCCTCCGCAAAGCGGAGATTCGCCTGCTCTCTCGCCAGGCCGGCTTGGCTACTTGGGATCGGCCCGCCGCGGCCTGCCTCTCTTCGCGCGTCGCCTATGGCACTGCCGTCACTCCCGAATTGCTCGCGCGCATCGAGCGCGGCGAGGATTTTCTCCGCGGTCTCGGTTTTCGCCAACTCCGCCTGCGCATTCATGGTGAACTCGCCCGCATCGAAATCGCTCAGGACGAGCTTTCGCGCGCGCTTGAGCCCGCTATGGCCGCACGAATTGCCAGTGGCCTTAAGCAATTCGGCTTCGCTTATGTCACGCTGGATCTCGAAGGCTACCGCACCGGCTCATTGAACGTTCTGCTCAAAAAGCAATCCGCTTGA
- a CDS encoding amino acid permease — MNQQLFRTKSIDQLISDSEEPGKRLKKTLGWLSLTALGIGAIIGSGIFIATGTAAAGEVDRFPSLLQAPLLSVLLHGSHAIVTGRPGAGPGIAVSFFAVALICALAGLCYAELASMIPIAGSAYTYTYATLGEFIAWVIGWDLILEYAVSNMAVAVGFSAYVNNLLDTFHIHIPDALGTPAYDPMIGWSLHFNLLGFIIVMLLTVLLVRGIRESAGANNVMVGIKLVAIMIFCVVASKYIHPANFKPFFPNGFQGVLTGGAIVFFSYIGFDAVSTAAEECRNPKRDVPIGILTSLFVCAVFYVALAVVLTGIQRWDTLNNAAPVAKALEAIGLKVTDRWVTAGALMGMISSILVYQLAQGRIWFAMSRDGLLPAVFSRVHKVFRTPDFATWVAGFFVAIPAGIFSIGTLVDLSNIGTLFAFILVSIAVLILRKRQPDRPRGFRVPFSPWIPIASVVFCFVLMASLTVENWVRFFVWLIVGLLFYFDFGVRHSTAGRQADPSGQRALMVLSDKALMALSSALFLLAIFGGFLVVEGIVQTGIIERSGLVLLAIVALVFLFRGYNHYREDTLVSKAA, encoded by the coding sequence ATGAATCAGCAGCTTTTCCGTACGAAGAGTATTGACCAGCTGATCTCCGACTCGGAGGAGCCCGGCAAGCGCCTCAAAAAAACGCTGGGCTGGCTCAGCCTGACTGCTCTTGGCATCGGCGCCATCATCGGCAGCGGAATTTTCATCGCTACAGGTACTGCCGCTGCGGGCGAGGTCGACCGGTTCCCTTCCCTGCTTCAAGCTCCTCTTCTGAGCGTCCTCCTGCACGGCAGTCATGCGATTGTCACCGGTCGCCCCGGCGCGGGTCCCGGCATCGCGGTTTCGTTCTTTGCTGTCGCGCTGATTTGCGCTCTTGCGGGACTCTGCTACGCCGAGCTTGCATCCATGATTCCGATTGCCGGCAGCGCATACACTTACACTTACGCTACCCTTGGCGAATTCATCGCCTGGGTCATCGGGTGGGATTTGATTCTCGAATACGCCGTTTCTAATATGGCCGTTGCTGTCGGCTTCTCCGCCTACGTCAACAATCTGCTGGACACCTTCCATATTCACATTCCAGACGCGCTCGGCACGCCAGCCTATGATCCGATGATCGGCTGGTCGCTTCACTTCAATCTGCTCGGCTTTATAATCGTTATGCTTCTCACCGTGCTCCTCGTACGCGGTATTCGTGAATCCGCCGGCGCCAACAACGTCATGGTCGGCATCAAGCTCGTGGCCATTATGATTTTCTGCGTCGTTGCCTCCAAATACATTCATCCCGCAAATTTCAAGCCGTTCTTCCCAAATGGTTTTCAAGGCGTCCTTACTGGCGGCGCCATCGTGTTCTTCAGTTACATCGGCTTTGACGCCGTTTCCACGGCTGCCGAAGAGTGCAGAAATCCGAAGCGCGATGTTCCCATCGGCATACTTACTTCTCTTTTTGTCTGCGCGGTTTTCTATGTGGCCCTGGCCGTCGTACTCACCGGTATTCAGCGCTGGGACACCCTGAACAACGCCGCTCCCGTGGCCAAAGCACTCGAGGCCATCGGCCTGAAGGTGACCGACCGCTGGGTCACCGCAGGCGCGTTGATGGGCATGATTTCTTCGATCCTGGTTTATCAGTTGGCACAAGGCCGCATCTGGTTTGCGATGTCACGCGACGGCCTATTACCGGCTGTATTCTCGCGTGTTCACAAGGTTTTCCGCACACCTGACTTTGCCACTTGGGTTGCCGGATTTTTTGTCGCGATTCCGGCAGGAATTTTCAGTATCGGTACGCTGGTTGATCTCTCCAACATCGGCACGCTGTTCGCTTTTATTCTCGTCTCCATCGCCGTGCTGATTTTGCGCAAACGTCAGCCCGACCGACCGCGCGGATTTCGCGTTCCGTTCTCTCCATGGATTCCCATTGCCTCTGTGGTGTTTTGCTTTGTTCTCATGGCCAGCCTCACCGTCGAAAATTGGGTGCGCTTCTTCGTCTGGCTGATTGTCGGGCTATTGTTTTATTTCGACTTTGGCGTGCGCCACAGCACTGCAGGACGCCAGGCCGATCCTTCTGGCCAGCGCGCGTTGATGGTCCTCTCGGACAAGGCTTTGATGGCGCTGAGCAGCGCCTTGTTCTTGCTTGCCATTTTCGGTGGCTTCCTGGTCGTCGAGGGCATCGTCCAAACAGGCATAATCGAGAGGAGTGGACTCGTCCTCCTCGCGATTGTCGCTCTTGTATTTCTGTTCCGAGGCTACAATCATTATCGTGAAGACACTCTCGTGTCGAAGGCCGCATGA
- a CDS encoding POTRA domain-containing protein produces MITQDQYRASIGRILRRTMLFGVTTLLAIICPLAIAQSAPSSNAQTKLLSVDATGSHLYSSAQVLAFSGMQLGSPVSHDTIQAGADRLAASGLFASVRYRYATDEGGLHVTFELQDAPTFPVLFDNFPWFSDDDLSKAIIHAGIPFQGGVPAAGTDLDFIAKALEQTLANDKIQGTVSHQLTAVPGTDQKTVRFSVSGADVIIHAVTFSDSLVMNDRSIGNYIPDLVGKPFSRQIVERFDFEHLRPVYFKSGYLHVQFGNPQVHPPDHQGFINKSVDITIPIEPGAIYTWAGVEWTGNRAYTTEDLDTLVKEEGLLPGQPADGMKIFELWQSVQSAYGHRGYLDEQIQEQEAFDDANHRAAYHVVISEGPQYRMGDLVLTGLSPESERRLRGAWRIPKGQVFDETYYESFLNQGIQTLFKGTPTAQDKIGRYLQKNPAAATVDVMIDFQ; encoded by the coding sequence ATGATTACGCAGGATCAGTATCGTGCGAGCATAGGGCGAATCTTGCGCCGCACTATGCTTTTCGGCGTCACAACCCTCCTGGCAATCATCTGCCCGCTTGCTATCGCTCAGTCTGCGCCTTCATCCAACGCACAGACGAAACTTCTTTCCGTCGACGCCACCGGCTCCCACCTTTACTCTTCCGCTCAAGTCTTGGCTTTCAGCGGCATGCAGCTTGGTTCTCCGGTCAGCCACGATACGATTCAGGCGGGTGCCGATCGCCTCGCCGCGTCGGGTCTGTTCGCCAGCGTCCGCTATCGTTATGCGACAGACGAAGGAGGCCTCCACGTCACATTCGAACTTCAGGACGCCCCCACATTCCCTGTCCTCTTCGACAATTTTCCTTGGTTCAGCGACGACGATCTTTCCAAGGCCATCATCCACGCTGGCATTCCATTTCAAGGCGGCGTCCCAGCCGCTGGCACGGACTTGGATTTCATCGCAAAAGCTCTGGAACAGACTTTGGCCAATGACAAGATTCAGGGCACTGTCTCCCACCAGCTCACCGCCGTGCCTGGCACCGATCAAAAAACGGTTCGCTTCAGCGTCTCCGGCGCAGATGTAATCATTCATGCAGTCACCTTCAGCGATTCCTTGGTTATGAACGACCGGTCGATCGGCAATTACATTCCGGATCTTGTCGGCAAGCCTTTCTCCCGGCAGATCGTCGAACGCTTTGATTTCGAGCACCTTCGTCCGGTCTATTTCAAGAGCGGCTACCTTCACGTGCAGTTCGGTAACCCACAGGTTCATCCTCCCGATCACCAGGGCTTCATCAATAAGAGTGTCGACATCACCATACCGATCGAGCCGGGCGCGATTTACACCTGGGCGGGCGTCGAATGGACAGGCAACCGTGCGTATACGACGGAAGATCTGGACACGCTCGTCAAAGAAGAGGGCCTTTTGCCCGGCCAGCCGGCCGACGGTATGAAGATCTTCGAGCTATGGCAGAGCGTACAATCGGCATATGGTCATCGCGGCTATTTGGACGAGCAGATTCAGGAGCAGGAAGCATTCGATGATGCCAATCATCGCGCGGCGTACCACGTCGTCATTTCCGAAGGCCCGCAATATCGCATGGGCGATCTCGTTTTGACTGGCCTTTCTCCCGAATCCGAGCGTCGCCTGCGTGGCGCATGGCGCATCCCCAAGGGACAAGTTTTCGACGAGACTTACTACGAGAGTTTTCTTAACCAAGGCATCCAGACCCTCTTTAAGGGCACGCCGACGGCTCAGGACAAAATCGGCCGTTATCTCCAGAAGAATCCCGCCGCAGCGACTGTGGATGTCATGATCGATTTTCAGTAG
- a CDS encoding UvrD-helicase domain-containing protein, whose protein sequence is MALLDELNSQQREAVLATEGPVLVLAGAGTGKTRVITYRVAHLIEQGVPGRNILAVTFTNKAADQMRQRIGDLVRSSGHSSSDVWISTFHSFCARLLRREAPRAGLPRDFAIYDDDDQTRAVKLAVQNLRLGEKEFAPRPVRDRISHAKNHNITPEETEVEAFGPWGKNVAAIFREYEEILRKASALDFDDLLLRGVRLLREHPDAHRHWAEQLRFIQVDEFQDTNASQEELVRLLAGKERNVCVVGDEDQSIYSWRGAVSGNFQRFLEDFPGARTIRLEENYRSTQVILDAAGGVVGHNQKRLGKNLKAMLGAGELLKFYEARDASDEAEYVCGEITRILRDDPSTTLAVLYRTAAQSRSFEETMRRLGVRYCVVGGFSFYQRTEIKDALAYIRLALHADDNIALLRILNVPPRGIGKVTVETLQETAREFNESLWQAIARVAGSGKTRGGSAALGAFREMILRLAKDVQERPAGELIEVVLGASGYLDWVEQQDKLDHSSRAENLRELSNALADAIEAGQTLEDVLDRAALVSDADEFDEHVPVSLITLHSAKGLEFDHVFLAGLEEGLLPHGRSLGSDESIEEERRLCYVGMTRAKRTLTLSRAIYRRTWGDSGLAASAPSRFLAEIPTELVEAANGSLAEPGESRRYEPDPEFYESEFRRVNRAALRSIGAKRSKKASNALIGTRVRHPTYGIGTILNVEENGDDRRLVVSFTDYGTKKLIERYAHLEAV, encoded by the coding sequence ATGGCGCTTCTCGATGAACTGAATTCTCAGCAACGCGAAGCTGTCCTGGCCACCGAAGGGCCTGTCCTCGTGCTGGCCGGAGCTGGAACAGGCAAGACGCGCGTCATCACCTACCGTGTCGCCCATCTGATCGAACAAGGCGTTCCCGGCAGGAACATCCTCGCCGTGACGTTCACGAACAAGGCCGCCGATCAGATGCGCCAGCGCATCGGAGACTTGGTCCGCTCCAGCGGCCACAGTAGTTCCGATGTTTGGATCTCCACTTTTCATTCATTCTGTGCCCGGCTCCTGCGGCGCGAAGCCCCGCGCGCGGGCCTGCCCCGGGATTTCGCCATTTATGACGACGATGACCAGACTCGCGCAGTCAAACTTGCCGTCCAAAATCTTCGTCTCGGCGAGAAAGAATTCGCCCCTCGCCCTGTACGCGACCGCATCAGCCACGCGAAAAATCACAACATCACGCCGGAAGAGACGGAGGTAGAGGCATTTGGTCCCTGGGGCAAGAACGTTGCTGCCATTTTCCGCGAATACGAAGAAATTCTTCGTAAGGCGAGTGCTCTCGATTTTGACGATCTTCTCCTGCGCGGCGTCCGCCTGTTGCGCGAACATCCCGATGCGCACCGCCATTGGGCCGAGCAACTGCGCTTCATTCAGGTCGATGAATTTCAGGACACCAACGCGTCTCAGGAGGAATTGGTTCGCCTGCTTGCCGGAAAAGAGCGCAATGTCTGTGTTGTCGGAGACGAGGATCAGTCCATCTACAGCTGGCGCGGTGCCGTGAGCGGCAATTTCCAGCGTTTCCTCGAGGATTTCCCCGGCGCGCGCACGATTCGTCTCGAGGAAAACTATCGCTCGACGCAGGTCATTCTCGATGCGGCCGGCGGCGTCGTCGGCCACAATCAAAAACGCCTAGGCAAGAATCTCAAGGCTATGCTCGGCGCTGGCGAACTGCTGAAGTTCTACGAAGCGCGTGACGCCTCGGACGAAGCGGAGTACGTTTGCGGGGAAATCACACGCATTCTGCGTGACGATCCCAGTACAACGCTTGCTGTCTTGTATCGCACGGCGGCACAGTCACGTTCGTTTGAAGAAACAATGCGGCGACTGGGCGTTCGCTATTGTGTTGTCGGCGGCTTCAGTTTTTACCAGCGTACAGAAATCAAAGATGCGCTGGCGTACATTCGCTTGGCGCTGCACGCGGATGACAACATCGCGCTGCTCCGTATCCTCAACGTGCCCCCGCGCGGGATCGGCAAAGTCACCGTAGAGACCTTGCAGGAAACGGCGCGGGAATTCAACGAATCGCTCTGGCAGGCGATTGCGCGCGTGGCCGGTTCGGGCAAGACTCGTGGCGGCAGCGCGGCTCTGGGAGCTTTTCGCGAGATGATTCTCAGACTCGCCAAAGATGTTCAGGAACGGCCGGCAGGAGAACTCATCGAAGTCGTCCTCGGCGCCAGCGGCTATCTGGATTGGGTCGAGCAACAGGACAAGCTCGATCATTCTTCGCGCGCCGAAAATCTTCGGGAACTTTCCAACGCCCTCGCAGACGCCATCGAAGCAGGACAAACACTCGAAGACGTTCTTGACCGCGCTGCGCTCGTTTCCGACGCAGATGAATTCGATGAACACGTTCCTGTGTCTTTGATCACGCTTCACAGCGCCAAGGGCCTTGAATTCGACCACGTCTTTCTTGCCGGGCTTGAGGAAGGACTTTTGCCGCACGGTCGTTCGCTCGGCAGTGACGAAAGCATCGAGGAAGAGCGGCGCCTCTGCTATGTCGGCATGACTCGTGCCAAGCGCACACTGACTCTTTCGCGCGCCATTTACCGGCGCACGTGGGGCGATTCCGGCCTCGCAGCCTCCGCCCCTTCGCGCTTTCTTGCTGAAATTCCCACCGAGTTGGTCGAAGCGGCAAACGGCTCTCTTGCTGAACCCGGCGAATCGCGCCGCTACGAGCCTGATCCGGAATTCTATGAATCCGAGTTTCGCCGCGTGAATCGCGCCGCATTGCGCAGCATCGGCGCGAAAAGATCGAAAAAAGCCTCGAATGCCCTGATCGGCACGCGCGTTCGCCATCCAACCTATGGCATCGGCACAATCCTCAATGTTGAGGAAAACGGTGACGATCGCCGCCTCGTTGTCAGCTTCACCGATTACGGCACGAAGAAACTCATCGAACGCTATGCACATCTCGAGGCCGTGTAG
- a CDS encoding 3-deoxy-D-manno-octulosonic acid transferase has protein sequence MYFLYSVLTAIGMALLAPYFLVQGLRRDKYLASFWQRMGWLPEGFAHGIAPRTAIWVHAVSVGEVLAAKPLVDCLKKRFPKTAIFVSTTTATGQRVARERITVADGVFYFPFDWTGPVRRAMHKIQPALIVILETEIWPNLMREADREEIPVVFVNSRISEKSFRRFQRFEPFVGGFFRRVLHHADLFLTQSVEDARRLRAMGAPAERVEVTGNLKYDHEPPAPGAFGGWLAQQCREQERWPIAIAGSVVAGEEEAVLAAFDYVQRQWRHALLLLAPRKPERFDAAVRAVEERGWKAIRRSSIDTNTSLDENADVLVLDSIGELAGLYALGDAVFVGGSLVHSGGHNILEPAWFAKPPLFGPSMENFREMAARFASSSAGMQVTSGERLGRAWVELIGNPEHRDEMGRKARALVESNRGATARSLDRIAAVLETQRGGA, from the coding sequence ATGTACTTTTTGTATAGCGTGCTGACGGCGATTGGCATGGCGCTGCTCGCGCCGTATTTCCTGGTGCAAGGGCTGCGGCGGGACAAGTATCTGGCGAGTTTTTGGCAGCGTATGGGGTGGCTGCCGGAGGGATTCGCGCACGGAATTGCGCCGCGAACAGCGATCTGGGTTCACGCCGTGTCGGTCGGCGAAGTGCTGGCAGCCAAACCGCTTGTGGATTGCTTGAAAAAGCGATTCCCGAAGACGGCGATTTTCGTTTCGACGACGACGGCTACGGGCCAGCGTGTTGCCCGTGAACGAATTACAGTTGCGGACGGCGTCTTCTACTTTCCCTTCGACTGGACTGGCCCCGTGCGGCGCGCGATGCACAAAATTCAGCCTGCGCTGATCGTGATTCTCGAAACGGAGATTTGGCCGAACTTGATGCGCGAGGCGGACCGCGAGGAGATTCCCGTTGTTTTCGTGAACAGCCGAATCTCGGAGAAATCTTTCCGGCGGTTTCAGAGATTCGAGCCTTTTGTTGGCGGATTTTTCCGGCGCGTTTTGCATCACGCTGATTTGTTTCTCACGCAAAGCGTCGAAGACGCACGCCGCTTGCGTGCGATGGGCGCACCGGCGGAGAGAGTTGAGGTCACGGGCAATCTCAAATATGACCACGAGCCACCGGCGCCTGGAGCCTTTGGCGGCTGGCTGGCGCAGCAGTGCCGCGAGCAGGAGCGCTGGCCGATAGCGATCGCGGGCAGCGTCGTAGCCGGAGAGGAAGAGGCTGTGCTGGCGGCTTTCGATTATGTTCAGCGCCAATGGCGGCATGCGCTGCTACTACTCGCGCCGCGAAAGCCGGAACGTTTTGACGCGGCCGTGCGTGCGGTTGAGGAGCGCGGCTGGAAAGCGATTCGGCGCAGCTCGATCGATACGAACACTTCGCTCGACGAAAATGCGGATGTGCTTGTTCTCGATTCGATTGGCGAGCTGGCAGGGTTATACGCTCTGGGCGATGCCGTTTTTGTCGGAGGATCGCTTGTGCACTCTGGCGGACACAATATTCTCGAGCCCGCGTGGTTTGCCAAGCCTCCTTTGTTTGGGCCATCGATGGAAAATTTTCGAGAGATGGCGGCGCGCTTTGCGAGTTCCAGCGCAGGAATGCAAGTGACGAGCGGAGAAAGACTGGGCCGTGCATGGGTCGAACTGATTGGAAATCCGGAACACCGGGATGAAATGGGGCGAAAAGCGCGTGCGCTTGTGGAGTCCAACCGCGGAGCGACAGCGCGATCCCTGGACCGGATCGCGGCGGTTCTCGAAACACAGCGGGGCGGCGCGTGA